One Candidatus Acidulodesulfobacterium ferriphilum genomic window carries:
- the rfaE1 gene encoding D-glycero-beta-D-manno-heptose-7-phosphate kinase: MNENLLNIVKRFHKARILVIGDIMVDHFVYGTVDRISPEAPVPVVQVKSEKLMPGGAANVVNNVSKLGAKVYVAGVVGNDYNGNILKRMVDKETVNSEGILTLDNFQTIIKTRVIAHNQQVVRFDKENNGKFSDGVYKTLISNIKKIADDIDAVIISDYGKGLIEKKFFSTVVNFLREKGKFISLDPKVENFKFYKNISILTPNINEAFGGSGIKIKDEKTLIKASKMIFKKVKSDYLLITRGESGMSLFYQDNKSEHLKARAKDVYDVTGAGDTVISTLTVAKSVGAGIFEACYIANAAASIAVSQLGTYAVGVEELMKVLSEVPGR, encoded by the coding sequence ATGAACGAAAATTTGTTAAACATTGTTAAAAGATTCCATAAAGCAAGGATACTTGTTATAGGGGATATTATGGTTGACCATTTTGTTTACGGTACGGTTGACAGAATATCTCCCGAAGCCCCTGTTCCTGTGGTGCAGGTCAAATCCGAAAAATTGATGCCCGGGGGAGCCGCCAATGTCGTAAACAATGTGTCCAAATTAGGAGCTAAGGTTTATGTGGCGGGAGTTGTCGGAAATGATTATAACGGCAATATTTTAAAACGGATGGTTGACAAAGAGACGGTAAATTCGGAAGGCATATTGACGCTCGATAATTTTCAAACAATCATAAAGACAAGGGTGATTGCGCACAATCAACAAGTGGTCAGATTCGATAAGGAAAATAACGGAAAATTTAGCGATGGCGTTTATAAAACGCTTATTTCCAATATTAAAAAAATAGCGGACGATATTGATGCCGTTATAATCTCCGATTACGGCAAGGGATTAATAGAAAAAAAGTTTTTTTCGACGGTTGTGAATTTTTTGAGGGAAAAAGGTAAATTTATATCCCTTGATCCAAAGGTCGAAAATTTTAAATTTTATAAGAATATCTCGATTTTAACGCCTAATATTAACGAAGCTTTCGGCGGGTCTGGAATTAAAATAAAAGATGAAAAAACTCTTATCAAAGCAAGCAAAATGATATTTAAGAAGGTAAAGTCCGATTATTTGCTCATTACAAGGGGGGAATCAGGTATGTCGCTTTTTTATCAGGATAATAAATCCGAGCATTTAAAAGCCCGTGCAAAAGATGTCTATGATGTAACCGGCGCCGGAGATACCGTTATTTCTACTCTTACCGTTGCCAAAAGCGTCGGTGCCGGCATTTTTGAAGCTTGCTACATTGCGAATGCCGCCGCGAGTATTGCCGTTTCGCAGTTGGGGACTTATGCGGTCGGCGTGGAAGAATTGATGAAGGTTTTGTCGGAAGTGCCGGGGCGGTAA
- a CDS encoding glycosyltransferase family 9 protein, whose translation MNNKKYNNNRNFLIFGHNYIGDTLMLTPAIRALKSKFPESKIIVVVSKSASPVLKRNPDVWKVVEMEKVKGMRGIFGVSNLFLKLRNIELEELGKEKFYACINFLTSFKFAVIGFLLSKKQIGQNKALNNFFFHDKIEFGESLHNIDKSLKFIEPFYIKQKYQDRNCAYEVYEEDIKNARNILKNSFTGYDENDKVVLFSPGSTRKSKEANPETLSLFADYLNGKGYRIIITGSQRDRELSQKILNKIANKHLSADITGLTDIYMLGGLIKLSCLVVSVDNGTMHLASAIKTNLIALFGSTDPAVCGPVSGNSYIIDKKAECYHCFYKDCPKKSFNKNYFPDCMGFIVLDDLIEGAKRLLK comes from the coding sequence ATGAATAATAAAAAATACAATAATAATAGAAATTTTTTGATATTCGGTCATAATTACATCGGCGATACATTAATGTTGACCCCGGCTATCAGAGCCTTGAAGTCTAAATTTCCGGAGAGCAAAATTATTGTCGTAGTGTCCAAGAGCGCGTCCCCTGTTCTAAAAAGAAATCCCGATGTATGGAAAGTGGTCGAGATGGAAAAAGTAAAGGGGATGCGGGGCATATTCGGCGTGTCAAATTTATTTCTAAAATTAAGAAATATAGAATTAGAAGAATTAGGCAAAGAAAAATTTTATGCCTGCATTAATTTTTTAACATCCTTTAAGTTTGCCGTTATTGGATTTTTACTTTCAAAAAAACAAATCGGTCAAAATAAAGCATTAAATAATTTTTTTTTTCATGATAAAATTGAATTCGGCGAAAGTTTACATAACATAGATAAGTCGCTTAAATTTATCGAACCGTTTTATATAAAACAAAAATATCAGGATAGAAATTGTGCTTACGAGGTTTATGAAGAAGATATCAAAAATGCAAGAAATATTTTAAAAAATTCATTTACGGGTTATGATGAAAATGATAAAGTAGTTTTGTTTTCCCCTGGTTCTACAAGGAAGTCGAAAGAGGCAAACCCTGAAACTTTATCTCTTTTTGCGGATTATTTAAATGGAAAAGGGTACCGTATAATTATAACAGGCTCTCAAAGAGATAGGGAACTGTCCCAAAAAATACTAAATAAAATCGCCAATAAGCATCTTAGCGCCGACATAACAGGTTTAACCGATATTTACATGCTTGGCGGATTAATCAAGCTTTCTTGCCTTGTCGTAAGCGTTGACAACGGGACTATGCACTTAGCCTCAGCCATAAAAACCAATCTTATAGCCCTTTTCGGCTCTACCGACCCTGCCGTCTGCGGTCCTGTTTCGGGGAACAGCTATATAATAGACAAAAAAGCGGAATGTTATCACTGCTTTTACAAGGATTGTCCAAAGAAAAGTTTTAATAAAAACTATTTTCCGGATTGCATGGGGTTTATAGTATTAGACGATTTAATAGAAGGGGCAAAAAGGCTGTTAAAATGA
- a CDS encoding DNA-directed RNA polymerase subunit omega produces MARVTIEDCLVNVENRFALVVIAAKRARQLLEGAPPKVVSKNKPIVVALREIANGHVKVKSAD; encoded by the coding sequence ATGGCAAGAGTTACGATTGAAGATTGTTTAGTAAATGTCGAAAATAGGTTTGCGCTTGTTGTAATAGCCGCTAAAAGGGCAAGACAGCTTCTTGAAGGCGCGCCGCCGAAAGTAGTGAGTAAAAATAAACCTATAGTCGTGGCTTTGCGAGAAATTGCCAATGGCCATGTCAAAGTTAAATCGGCCGATTAA
- a CDS encoding glycosyltransferase family 2 protein, producing MSENTPDTDYKTAKTSVSVILPAYNEERRIKQTISGLRSYLKSKKYIYEIIAVDDGSTDRTVNVLKDMLASDLRIITITKSGKGTAVKEGILSANYEYVFFMDADLSTDVSEITKFINIFKKEKDLDVIIGSRYLPDGSVIIQPPFRNFVGKTFSFVKSKLLGINFYDSQCGFKAFRLETAKKIFSKSAIKGFSFDVEILYIALLNNIKVKEVSVEWKHKPGGHVNIIADSVPMLIELFQIFLNKNNYYF from the coding sequence ATGTCCGAAAATACCCCAGATACCGATTATAAAACTGCCAAAACCTCCGTCTCCGTCATTCTTCCCGCTTACAACGAGGAAAGAAGAATTAAACAAACGATTTCCGGGCTCAGGTCATATTTAAAATCAAAAAAATACATATACGAGATAATAGCGGTTGATGACGGAAGCACGGATAGAACCGTCAATGTATTAAAAGATATGCTCGCATCCGATTTACGGATTATCACCATTACGAAGTCGGGAAAAGGGACGGCTGTCAAAGAAGGCATCCTGTCTGCCAATTATGAATATGTATTTTTTATGGATGCGGATTTATCGACAGATGTGAGTGAAATTACCAAATTTATTAATATTTTTAAAAAAGAGAAGGATCTGGATGTTATAATAGGTTCCCGTTATTTACCTGACGGTTCGGTCATAATCCAGCCGCCCTTCAGGAATTTTGTCGGAAAAACATTTAGTTTTGTAAAGTCAAAACTCTTAGGTATTAATTTTTACGATTCGCAATGCGGATTTAAAGCTTTTAGATTGGAGACGGCTAAAAAGATATTTTCAAAATCGGCGATAAAGGGGTTTTCGTTCGATGTAGAAATACTTTATATCGCTTTGCTGAATAATATTAAAGTAAAAGAGGTGAGCGTCGAATGGAAACATAAGCCTGGGGGGCATGTCAATATAATCGCTGATTCCGTACCGATGCTTATAGAACTGTTTCAAATTTTTCTTAACAAAAATAATTACTATTTTTAA
- a CDS encoding polysaccharide deacetylase family protein yields MIQNPKFIILLYHKIGKYPQNAKFPGLYVAEEDFDRQIKYLKNSGYTFLTLSELKAVYDYYFGNTDLLNKPSSTKGLQNLINGKGKYAAITFDDGSKSVYSNGLKVMAANGVKGVVFMVSGLIGGLNDWDIKNGENRDEMLAADELKEMINYGIEIGAHTKTHPHLTKISPDKAFNEIAASKKDLENLLDIDINFFAYPYGDFNEEVAALVKKAGFFGACITKTGIVKKRADFFALKRIAIRHNTDFFKFKRKIFKVKLLY; encoded by the coding sequence ATGATACAAAATCCAAAATTTATAATCCTTTTATACCATAAAATAGGGAAATATCCGCAAAATGCAAAATTCCCAGGTCTTTATGTTGCCGAAGAGGATTTTGACAGGCAGATAAAATATTTAAAAAATTCCGGCTATACCTTTTTAACTCTGTCGGAATTAAAAGCCGTATATGATTATTATTTTGGCAATACAGATTTACTTAATAAGCCAAGTTCAACCAAGGGTTTGCAGAATTTAATAAACGGAAAGGGTAAATATGCGGCTATAACCTTCGACGACGGTTCTAAATCGGTTTATTCGAACGGTCTTAAAGTGATGGCCGCGAACGGCGTAAAGGGTGTGGTTTTTATGGTTTCAGGGCTTATAGGCGGGCTTAACGATTGGGACATAAAAAACGGCGAAAACAGAGATGAAATGCTGGCTGCAGATGAACTTAAAGAGATGATAAATTACGGCATCGAGATAGGCGCCCATACTAAAACACACCCGCACCTTACCAAAATTTCGCCGGATAAAGCTTTTAATGAAATTGCCGCGTCCAAAAAAGACCTTGAGAATTTATTGGATATTGATATAAATTTTTTTGCTTATCCGTACGGAGATTTTAACGAAGAAGTTGCGGCGCTTGTTAAAAAGGCGGGTTTTTTCGGCGCTTGTATAACAAAAACAGGCATCGTAAAAAAAAGGGCGGATTTTTTTGCATTAAAAAGAATTGCAATAAGACATAATACCGATTTTTTTAAATTTAAAAGAAAGATATTTAAAGTGAAGCTGCTTTATTAA
- a CDS encoding guanylate kinase, which yields MINNKGNNLSDIDVSLDGYPKGLIIAVSAPSGTGKTTLCNMLTKEFADIKPSISFTTRQKRTGEIDDVSYHFINDEEFDKMVANGEFIEWANVFGKRYGTAYKSISCNNGGHLNDILLEIDVQGVEKLIKYFKDREDSGRLVTIFITPPTHNDLIDRLKKRGGMSGEELKKRYEVSYIELKKSNIYDYIITNDVLDKAYLKLKSIIIAARCRNIKKYKI from the coding sequence ATGATAAATAATAAGGGCAATAATTTATCAGATATCGATGTATCATTAGACGGCTATCCAAAGGGGTTGATTATTGCCGTTTCGGCGCCGTCAGGCACAGGAAAAACTACCCTTTGCAATATGCTCACAAAGGAATTTGCAGATATAAAGCCGAGCATTTCCTTTACTACAAGGCAGAAGAGAACCGGTGAAATAGACGATGTGAGTTATCATTTTATTAACGATGAAGAATTCGATAAAATGGTAGCAAATGGCGAATTTATAGAGTGGGCGAATGTCTTCGGTAAAAGGTATGGAACGGCATATAAATCCATTTCCTGCAATAATGGCGGTCATTTAAACGATATTCTTTTAGAAATAGACGTTCAAGGTGTTGAGAAACTTATAAAATATTTTAAGGATAGGGAAGATTCCGGCAGGCTGGTTACAATATTTATAACGCCGCCCACGCATAATGATTTAATAGATAGATTAAAAAAAAGGGGTGGAATGAGCGGCGAAGAGTTAAAAAAACGGTATGAGGTCTCTTATATCGAACTTAAAAAAAGCAATATTTACGATTATATAATAACAAATGATGTTTTAGATAAAGCATATTTGAAATTAAAATCCATTATAATTGCCGCGAGATGCAGGAATATAAAAAAATATAAAATATAA
- a CDS encoding GNAT family N-acetyltransferase, whose amino-acid sequence MFKIIRTEEEFNAIKADWDRFTDNNSGSNVFLSHDWIASWIKYFLKGKKGRELFIIAEYDDNEGTIKSIAPFYIDVFFLVFKCLRFISDDYSDYLEIAADNTGTIFNMLDEINSYLNLKRRGYKEINKKEKNGFRADIIYLKQVSEEQSGKILKYGKDKLHLTSKSSGDCYYALLPHTVEKYLEGFNSKQRYNILKRVKTAEKKGVQYISISIKNSDGNNIDYYLEEFFKLHQKRWNKKGKRGVFHNNKINTFFKSLFTALYNSGILNLSFLKYNDRLIAASACFDIKDKRQVYLPGFDPEYSFLQPGIVLTYYNIREAVSLNCKEFDFLKGSEDYKRRFLAVKRANYKIYIYKTKIIYPIFKLNLFLKNEFFPKIKNIFIYKYE is encoded by the coding sequence ATGTTTAAAATTATAAGGACGGAAGAAGAATTTAATGCAATCAAAGCCGATTGGGATAGGTTTACCGACAACAATTCGGGCTCCAATGTGTTTTTATCCCATGATTGGATAGCTTCGTGGATTAAATATTTTTTAAAGGGGAAAAAGGGCAGGGAGCTTTTCATTATAGCGGAGTATGATGATAACGAAGGTACGATAAAATCTATTGCGCCGTTTTATATCGATGTTTTTTTCCTTGTTTTTAAATGTTTAAGGTTTATAAGCGATGACTATTCCGATTATCTGGAAATAGCGGCCGATAATACAGGTACTATCTTCAATATGCTGGATGAAATTAATTCTTATTTAAATCTGAAGCGCAGGGGATATAAAGAAATAAATAAAAAAGAAAAAAATGGGTTTAGAGCAGATATAATATATTTAAAACAGGTTTCCGAGGAACAAAGCGGTAAAATATTAAAATATGGAAAAGATAAACTTCATTTAACGAGTAAGTCCAGCGGGGATTGCTATTATGCCCTTCTGCCTCATACCGTAGAAAAATATCTTGAGGGGTTTAATTCAAAGCAAAGGTATAATATACTAAAAAGGGTTAAGACGGCAGAAAAAAAAGGCGTTCAATATATTTCCATAAGTATTAAAAATAGCGATGGCAATAATATTGATTATTATCTTGAGGAATTTTTTAAATTACACCAAAAAAGATGGAATAAGAAGGGTAAACGGGGGGTTTTTCATAATAATAAAATAAACACATTTTTTAAGAGCCTCTTTACCGCTTTATACAATAGTGGAATTCTTAACCTGTCTTTTTTAAAGTATAATGACAGATTAATAGCCGCTTCCGCCTGTTTCGACATTAAAGATAAAAGGCAGGTTTATTTACCTGGCTTCGATCCTGAATATTCTTTTTTACAGCCAGGGATAGTGCTCACATATTATAATATAAGAGAGGCTGTTTCATTAAACTGCAAAGAGTTCGATTTTTTAAAAGGGTCTGAAGATTATAAAAGGCGCTTTCTTGCGGTAAAAAGGGCAAACTATAAGATTTATATTTATAAAACTAAGATTATTTATCCGATATTTAAATTAAATTTATTCTTAAAAAACGAGTTTTTTCCAAAAATAAAAAATATTTTTATTTATAAATATGAATAA
- a CDS encoding DUF370 domain-containing protein yields the protein MQKLINIGFGNIVIQSRVIAVVSPSSSPMKRLRETAKDGNHLIDATEGRKTRSVIVMDSGHIILSALNTATITSRLETKDS from the coding sequence ATGCAAAAATTAATCAACATAGGTTTTGGAAATATCGTGATACAAAGCAGGGTTATTGCGGTTGTTTCTCCAAGCTCGTCTCCAATGAAAAGGCTCAGGGAAACCGCAAAGGACGGAAATCATTTAATAGATGCGACAGAAGGCAGGAAGACACGATCGGTTATAGTTATGGATTCGGGCCATATTATTCTTTCCGCTTTAAATACGGCAACTATTACTTCAAGATTGGAAACAAAGGATAGCTAA
- a CDS encoding branched-chain amino acid transaminase: MSKGKEKISPFAGSKFWMDGEFVGYEDAKVSVNSHSLHYGLGAFEGIRCYETKSGKPAIFRLDEHIDRIYNSCHILQIPIPYEKKEIKSAIMKVVKLNKFKECYIRPIVFIGDRDGLGIFIKNYDTRVAISAWYWGAYLGEEALKTGIRAKVSSYARFHVNTFMGMSKSTGQYINSILAKKEVVSAGYDEAIMLDTSGFVCEASGENIFVYSGGYIKTPPLSSVLPGITRSSVIEVMENEMGLKVKEERVTRDELYIADEVFLTGTAAEVTPVREIDDRKIGIGKAGRIALGLQGKFFNIVKGGDKKYEKWLTYL; this comes from the coding sequence ATGAGTAAAGGTAAAGAAAAAATCAGCCCTTTTGCAGGGTCTAAATTTTGGATGGATGGAGAGTTTGTAGGTTATGAAGACGCAAAAGTTTCGGTGAACAGCCACTCTTTACATTACGGCTTGGGGGCTTTCGAGGGCATCAGGTGTTATGAAACAAAATCAGGCAAGCCGGCGATTTTCAGGCTCGATGAACATATCGACAGAATTTATAATTCCTGCCATATACTTCAAATACCTATTCCATACGAAAAAAAAGAGATTAAAAGCGCAATAATGAAAGTAGTCAAATTAAATAAATTCAAAGAATGTTATATAAGGCCTATCGTTTTTATCGGCGATAGGGACGGATTAGGAATTTTTATAAAGAATTACGATACAAGGGTGGCGATATCCGCATGGTACTGGGGGGCGTATCTGGGGGAGGAAGCCCTTAAAACCGGAATTAGAGCAAAGGTATCGTCTTACGCAAGGTTCCATGTCAACACATTTATGGGAATGTCAAAATCGACGGGGCAGTACATTAATTCTATACTTGCAAAAAAAGAGGTTGTGAGCGCCGGTTACGATGAGGCAATTATGCTCGATACCTCCGGCTTTGTTTGCGAGGCAAGCGGCGAAAATATCTTTGTTTATTCGGGCGGTTATATAAAAACTCCGCCGTTATCATCCGTTCTTCCAGGTATCACAAGAAGCAGCGTTATAGAGGTTATGGAAAACGAAATGGGTTTAAAGGTTAAAGAAGAAAGGGTTACGAGAGACGAGCTTTATATTGCGGACGAGGTTTTTTTAACCGGTACCGCAGCCGAAGTTACCCCCGTTAGGGAAATAGATGATCGAAAGATAGGTATAGGAAAGGCGGGCAGAATTGCTCTCGGACTTCAGGGAAAGTTTTTTAACATAGTCAAAGGCGGAGACAAGAAGTATGAAAAGTGGCTGACATATCTATAA
- a CDS encoding glycosyltransferase, whose product MKISGFTFIRNGVLMEYPFIESIKSALPLCDEFVVVVCEGSDSTKDELEKLRSKNPKIRLIDEGWNVAKKSGSILSEKTNIAIKNITGDYGLYVQCDEGLHEKDYEKIIGVLEDNLNNKEIKGFVFDYIHFFGGYFSYAKKTEKRFFYDKEVRIIRNDGTVFSWGDAMGFKDINGLKINLENKNAAPLNATMYHYGRAKNPVGMYKKDKEMERLYNHKIINILKHWVSNYDPRVDKYIYSDFSWLERVDRNNLEFHPAPFRELAFLQDWDVDDFKVFMKEKKGVKQFFRMIIYRIVKDTINETSNAIKKVKAFLGINNKIK is encoded by the coding sequence ATGAAAATTTCGGGATTTACTTTTATCAGAAACGGGGTTTTAATGGAATATCCGTTTATAGAGTCTATTAAATCGGCTCTTCCATTGTGCGACGAATTTGTGGTTGTCGTCTGCGAAGGTTCGGATAGCACAAAGGATGAGCTGGAAAAGTTAAGAAGTAAAAATCCGAAAATCAGGCTTATAGACGAGGGTTGGAATGTTGCAAAAAAAAGCGGGTCTATTTTATCGGAAAAGACCAATATAGCGATAAAAAATATCACGGGAGATTACGGTTTATATGTCCAGTGCGACGAAGGCTTACACGAAAAGGATTATGAAAAAATAATCGGAGTACTGGAAGACAATTTAAATAATAAGGAGATAAAGGGGTTTGTATTTGATTATATACATTTCTTCGGCGGTTATTTTTCATATGCAAAGAAGACCGAAAAAAGGTTTTTTTATGATAAAGAGGTCCGCATTATAAGAAACGACGGTACGGTATTTTCTTGGGGCGACGCAATGGGGTTTAAAGATATCAACGGTTTAAAAATCAATTTGGAAAATAAAAACGCCGCACCGCTTAATGCAACGATGTATCATTACGGCAGGGCAAAAAATCCAGTCGGCATGTATAAAAAGGATAAAGAAATGGAAAGGCTTTATAACCATAAAATAATAAATATTTTAAAACACTGGGTTTCCAATTATGACCCGCGCGTCGATAAGTATATTTATTCCGATTTTAGCTGGCTTGAAAGAGTTGACAGGAATAATTTGGAATTTCATCCCGCCCCTTTCAGAGAACTGGCCTTCCTGCAGGACTGGGATGTTGACGATTTTAAAGTATTTATGAAAGAAAAAAAGGGTGTAAAGCAGTTTTTTCGCATGATAATATATAGAATCGTTAAAGATACGATAAATGAAACTTCTAACGCAATTAAAAAGGTAAAGGCTTTTTTAGGAATAAATAATAAAATAAAGTAA
- a CDS encoding glycosyltransferase family 9 protein: protein MTDNKKVENILIIKLSSIGDCLLATPAIESIRKGYQDSFITWLIEDKSKDIALLNPNVDEVIVIDKKNFKIPDYLSLIKRLRSRRYDLSIDLQGVDRTSVFAFLSGAKIRYVEEYANLGFLNNKKIIRKGRPLEHAVNFYQFLAENCGGKKIQDVSLTLITSDEDKKFADDFLKKNFGNSDNIFVGINPTGAWKTKRWPIKYFIELSKRLIFSLNANIVIFGGKGDEYFAQEILKEVDSDKIKSAISKTSLKQAKELLGKMDYFITPDSGLMHIASSTPGPKTIALFGSTDPNLTGPVGKNNVILRDNLYCIPCFKKECPLNKIENKNLQGCVLCMKRITPDKVFNEISKDIKAQKQYT, encoded by the coding sequence ATGACAGATAATAAAAAAGTAGAGAATATTTTAATTATAAAATTAAGTTCCATAGGTGACTGCCTTCTTGCGACTCCCGCAATAGAATCGATAAGGAAGGGTTATCAGGACAGCTTTATTACCTGGCTTATAGAGGACAAATCTAAGGACATCGCTTTGCTAAATCCTAATGTGGACGAAGTTATCGTTATAGATAAAAAAAATTTCAAAATCCCGGACTATTTATCTTTAATTAAAAGATTGAGAAGCCGCCGTTATGATTTGTCCATCGATTTGCAGGGAGTGGACAGAACATCCGTTTTTGCCTTTTTAAGCGGGGCTAAAATAAGATATGTGGAAGAATATGCCAATTTAGGTTTTTTGAACAATAAAAAGATAATTAGAAAAGGGAGGCCGCTTGAGCATGCCGTCAATTTTTATCAGTTTCTGGCCGAAAACTGTGGCGGAAAAAAAATACAGGATGTAAGCCTTACGCTTATCACGAGCGATGAGGATAAAAAGTTTGCCGATGATTTTTTAAAAAAGAATTTTGGAAACTCTGATAATATATTCGTGGGAATAAATCCGACAGGGGCATGGAAAACGAAAAGGTGGCCGATTAAATACTTTATAGAACTCTCTAAAAGGCTTATCTTTTCCCTTAATGCAAACATCGTGATTTTCGGCGGAAAAGGCGATGAATATTTTGCGCAGGAGATTCTAAAAGAGGTTGACAGCGATAAAATCAAAAGTGCTATTTCTAAAACCTCGCTAAAACAGGCAAAGGAGCTTCTTGGGAAAATGGATTATTTTATAACCCCCGATAGCGGTTTAATGCATATAGCCTCAAGTACCCCCGGCCCCAAAACAATTGCGCTGTTTGGTTCAACCGATCCAAATCTTACAGGTCCAGTTGGAAAGAATAATGTAATTTTAAGGGATAACCTTTACTGTATCCCTTGTTTTAAAAAGGAGTGCCCCCTTAATAAGATTGAAAACAAAAATTTGCAGGGATGCGTTTTATGCATGAAAAGAATTACTCCCGATAAGGTTTTTAATGAAATAAGCAAAGATATAAAAGCGCAAAAGCAATACACTTAA
- a CDS encoding glycosyltransferase family 1 protein, which translates to MRILEFITPSNIGGAENYLVNLSKKLKEKGHEVYILSSNPQNRKNPDLSVAEFLSKSGLPFKLMNISFKYSPLAILKVLYFSKKNNIEIIHTHLSKANVIGAAVSKILGIRSVATAHGLNKKSQYKYTGSIICVSNAVKENLLSQGVNEKILHVIYNGIDTGRFNPNAEGLHKRGLDIAFKDKAGFNAGIIARLSYEKGVDLFLEAARLTLNKIPDSKFFIAGNGFLKDELIKKADNLGIGNSVYFLGFVGDNLISFINELDVVVFPSLKEGLPLSLIESMSMEKVVIVSDAGGMPEVVEDGKNGFIVKKGDTEGIYQKLVFVYNNKTIMEKMGKEARKTVEEKFNTDIMADKTEDLFKTILLDKLS; encoded by the coding sequence ATGAGAATTCTGGAATTTATAACTCCTTCAAATATAGGAGGCGCGGAAAATTATTTAGTGAACCTTTCCAAAAAACTTAAAGAAAAAGGGCATGAGGTATATATTTTATCTTCTAATCCTCAAAACAGGAAAAATCCCGATTTATCCGTTGCGGAATTTTTAAGCAAAAGCGGGTTGCCGTTTAAGCTGATGAACATCAGTTTTAAGTACAGCCCTCTTGCAATTCTTAAGGTTTTATATTTTTCAAAAAAAAATAATATCGAGATAATTCATACCCATCTTTCTAAGGCAAATGTGATTGGCGCCGCTGTCTCGAAGATTTTGGGAATCAGGTCCGTGGCAACGGCTCACGGGCTTAATAAAAAATCTCAGTATAAATATACAGGCAGTATAATATGCGTATCAAACGCCGTTAAAGAAAACCTCTTATCGCAGGGCGTAAACGAAAAAATACTTCATGTGATATATAACGGTATAGACACGGGTAGATTTAATCCAAATGCGGAAGGACTGCATAAAAGAGGATTAGATATAGCCTTTAAAGATAAGGCAGGATTTAATGCAGGCATTATTGCCAGGTTGTCCTATGAAAAAGGGGTGGATTTATTTTTAGAAGCGGCGCGCCTTACATTAAATAAAATTCCGGATTCAAAATTTTTTATTGCAGGAAATGGATTTTTAAAAGACGAATTAATAAAAAAAGCTGATAATTTAGGAATCGGTAATTCGGTTTATTTTTTAGGATTTGTGGGGGATAATTTAATTTCTTTTATAAATGAACTGGATGTCGTCGTGTTTCCTTCATTAAAAGAAGGGCTGCCGCTTTCTCTTATCGAGTCGATGTCGATGGAAAAGGTCGTAATAGTTTCGGATGCAGGCGGAATGCCGGAGGTTGTGGAAGACGGGAAAAACGGGTTTATAGTAAAAAAGGGGGATACAGAAGGTATTTATCAAAAATTGGTTTTTGTGTATAATAACAAAACCATTATGGAAAAAATGGGCAAAGAAGCCAGAAAAACCGTAGAGGAAAAGTTTAATACGGATATTATGGCGGACAAAACCGAAGATTTATTTAAAACTATTTTACTTGACAAGCTGTCTTAA